TCTGGCTGAAGGCACGGGGCGAGCGGCAGGACGGCCGCACCCAGGACGCGAGTGCGGACCTGTTGTGGTCCAAGCCGGTCGCGACGTTCTGGGACCTGCAGGCCGGCATTCGCCGCGATTTCGGGCAAGGGTCGCAGCGCACCTGGGGCGCCTTTGGCGTGCAGGGCCTAGCGCCCTACTTCTTCAACATCGAGGCGACGGCATACTTCGCCCGCAGCCGGGCCGCCGCGCGCCTGCGGGCCCAGTATGACTTCGTGCTCACACAGCGCATGTTCCTGACGCCCGAGATTGAGGCAGACCTATACAGCCGCTCGGAGCCGGCGGCCGGCATCGGCAGCGGCTTGTCGAGCGTGAACACTGGGCTGCGGCTGCGCTACGAGATACGCCGCGAGTTCGCGCCGTACATCGGCCTGTCGCGGTCGTGGCTCGCGGGCAATACCGCTGAACTGGCGCGTGCCGCAGGCGAGCGCACCTCAGAGCTGCGCTGGGTTGCGGGGGTGCGCATTTGGTTCTGAAAGCGACCGCAGCGCGGCGTCAGCGCCGCCCCTCTACTTGTTCACGCTCAGCCACTTGTCGATCTGCGCGATCTCCTTCTGCTGCTCGGCGATGGTCTTGCGCGCCATTGCCTTCATCTCGGGCGATTTGCCGTTCTCAACTTCCGCCTTTGCCATGTCGATTGCCAGTTGGTGATGCGTGCGCATCAGCATAGCGAAGTCCTTGTCGGTATCGCCGCTGAACTGCATTGACTGCATCTTTTGCATGCCGCCCAACATCTGCTCGTGCATCTGCCGCGAGCCCGAACCCATCGGCGCCGCGGCGCTTTGAGCCAGCACGAGGCTGCTGGAAAGCAACAGCGTCGTCAGGCCGGCAACAGAGGGAAGTGAAAAGAGGTTCATGAGCAGTCCTGTTGAAGCGTCGAAGACGCGATCAGCGGTTGTCTTGGCCGCCGCCTCGGGGCCCATCGTCGCGGGGTTGCAGTGGGTCGAGGCCCCGGAACGGCTGGAAGTCGACGATGCCGAAGTGCTTTTTCAGCTCCGTGCGCATCATCTGGATGTCGGCGGTCTGGTTGTGCCAGGCCATGTTGCACTCACGGCGCAGGTCCTCATGAGCGAGGTCGGTGCCCGTCACGCAGCCGTTCACTGGCTCCAGCAGCATGTAGTGGTGACGGCTGAAGCTTTCATAGAAGGACCGGTTGAAAGCGGCGCCTGCAGGCGTCCGCTCAAGGACCGCGATCGCGGCCCTGCCGTCCTCCCGCAGGCGAGGCTGGTGGTCTACACCGTACCAATCGCGCAGGAAGCGCTGCATCGTCATGATTTCCTCGCGCTGCATGCGGTTGTTGCGCCGTGCCAGCGACTTGAGATCGTCCAGCGTCGCCTTGGCCGGCGTTGCGCCAAACCCCGGGGTTGGCGCCGTGCCCTCGGACGCTGCGATGTCCGGCGAACGCTGCATGTCAGTGCCGGCGGCCAGTTCGGTCATGCGAAGAGCCGAGTAGTGGTGGTCGATCGTCAGCTTCATGAACTCGATCTCGAAGCGGGCCGTGCGTCCCTGCCCCGGCGAGTCGGCAACGGCGGGCACCTGGGCGAAGGCGAGTGCCAAGGCGCTCACGAGGGTGGTCAGCAATTTCATGAAAATCCCCATGCCACCGGCCGACTTGCGGCCGGCGGCGGTGCGTGAATCGGAACGGATTGGGCCTCAAGCCGCCATCGCGCGGCATTGTTCAGCGCAGCGACGGCAGGCTGCTGCGCAGGCCTGGCAGTGGTCCATCGTGTGCTTGGCGCACTCGTCGGCGCAGGCTTGGCAGACCTGCGCACACTGCTCGCATAGCTGCTTCGCGAACTCGCTGCCGCGCGCCATGAAGCCGGCGGCAAGCCGGCAGATCGCGGCACAGTCGGCATCGAGCGCGATGCAGCGCGCCATCATCTGCACGTCCTGCTCCTGCAGGCACGACGCGAAGCAGTGGTCGCACGCCGTTGCGCAGGCGTTGCAGGCCTCGATGCAGGCTTGGTGAATCTCGTGGGGCATGAAGATCTCCTGGTTGGAAGCCATCCGCCTGCGGCGACGGCTGCTGAGGTGGATGAAGGGACGCTACTCGAGCCCGTTGCATCCAAGGTGGGGCAAATGACGCGCCCTCCCTCGCCGGAAAGGCGACCTCTCCCGCTCTCAGTCCACCCGCGCCGCCCGCAGCCGCAGCGCATTGCCGATCACGCTGACCGACGACAGCGCCATCGCTGCCGCGGCCACCACCGGTGAGAGCAGCAGGCCGAAGAACGGGTACAGCACCCCCGCTGCCAGCGGGATGCCGGCCACGTTGTAGGCGAAGGACAGGAACAGGTTCTGCCGGATGTTGCGCATCGTCGCCGCCGAGAGCCGCTGGGCGCGCACGATGCCGAGCAGGTCGCCCTTCAGCAGCGTGACGCCGGCACTTTCCATCGCCACGTCGGTGCCGGTGCCCATCGCGATGCCGACGTCGGCGGCGGCCAGTGCGGGCGCGTCGTTGACGCCGTCACCCGCCATCGCGACAACGCGGCCCTCACGCTGCAGGCGCTGCACGACCGCGGCCTTGTCTTCGGGAAAGACTTCGGCGATGACTTCGTCGATGTCGAGTTCGCGACCAACGGCCTCGGCGGTGGTCTTGCTGTCGCCCGTCAGCATGACGACGCGGACACCGGCCGCCTTCAGCGCCAGGATCGCCCGCGCCGTGGTCGGCTTGACCGGGTCGGCGATCGCGACGAAGCCAGCGAGGCGGCCGTCGATGGCGACGAAGACGACCGACGCCGCCTTTGCGCGCTGCGCCTCGGCCCCGGCCGACAGCGCGGCCACGTCGACCCACTGCTCGGCGAGGAACTTCGCGCTGCCGGACGCGACGGCCTGGCCTTCGACCGTCCCGACCACGCCCTTGCCGACCGGCGAATCGAAGTCGGCCACCTCGGCCAGTCGCAGCCCGCGTTCATGTGCCGCGCCGACGATCGCCATCGCCAGCGGATGCTCACTCGCGCGCTCGACGCTCGCCAGCTGGCGCAGCAGCTCGTCCGAGTCGAAGCCCGGTGCCGGCTCGACGTGCACGACCTTCGGTTTGCCTTCGGTCAGCGTGCCGGTCTTGTCCACCACCAGCGTGTCGATCTTCTCCAGGCGTTCCAGCGCCTCGGCGTCGCGGATCAGCACGCCGTTCTGCGCGCCCTTGCCGACGCCGACCATGATCGACATCGGCGTCGCCAGGCCCAGCGCGCAGGGGCAGGCGATGATCAGCACGGCGACTGCGGTGATCAGCGCGTAGGAGAACGCAGGGCTCGGCCCCCAGACGAGCCACACCGCAAAGGTCAGCAGCGCGACGACGATGACCACCGGCACGAACCAGCCGGCCACCTGATCGGCCATGCGCTGGATCGGCGCGCGGCTGCGCTGCGCCGAGGCGACCATGTGCACGATCTGCGCGAGCAGGGTGTCGGCGCCGACCTTTTCGCCGCGCATGACGAAGCCGCCGGTCTGGTTCAGCGTGCCCGCGGTCACCTTCGCGCCGGGCGCCTTCGGCACCGGCATCGGCTCGCCGGTGACCATCGACTCGTCGACCGTGCCCTTGCCTTCGGTCAACTCGCCGTCGACCGGTACCTTCTCACCGGGGCGCACCCGCAGCCGGTCGCCGGCGGTGATGGTGTCGATCGGCACCGTCTCGTCGCTGCCGTCGGCGGCCACCTTGACCGCGGTCTTCGGCGCCAGGTCGAGCAGGGCGCGGATGGCGCCCGAGGTCTTCTCGCGCGCCCGCAACTCAAGCACCTGCCCCAGCAGCACCAGCACGGTGATGACGGCCGCCGCCTCGAAGTACACCGCGACGGCGCCGCCCATGCCGCGGAACTGCACCGGGAACAGCCCGGGAGCGACGGTGGCAACGAGGCTGTACAGCCACGCGGCGCCGGTGCCGAGCGCGATCAGGGTGAACATGTTCAGGCTGCGGTGCTGCACCGAGGCGGCACCGCGCACGAAGAACGGCCAGCCGGCCCACAGCACGACGGGCGAAGCGAAGAGCAACTGCAGCCAGTTGCCGAGCCGCGGTGAGACGACGCGATGCAGGTCGAACAGGTGCGAGCCCATCTCCAGCAGCACCACCGGCAGGGTCATGGCAAGCCCGATCCAGAACCGGTGCGTCATGTCGGTCAGTTCGGGGCTCGGCCCGGTGTCGGCGGTGGCCAGCACCGGCTCCAGCGCCATGCCGCAGATGGGGCAGTTGCCGGGCCCGATCTGGCGCACCTGCGGGTGCATCGGGCAGGTGTACTCGGCTTGGCCGCCAGCATGGCCGGCCTGCGTCTTCGCCGACGTGTCCTGGGGGGCGTGGTGGTGGTGCTGGGCAGGGTGGGTGTGGTCGCCACCGTGGTGGTTGCGTTCGTGCTGCATGGCCGGCTCTCCGTCCGGTGCTAGACGACCGGCACCGGCGTGTAGCCGGCGTCGCGGATGGCATCGCCGAGCTCGCTCGCGTCCGACGCCGCCGGTTCGATGCGCACGAGGTGCTGGCGCAGATCGATCTCGACCCGCGCCTGCGGGTCGGCGTCCTTCAGCGCCTTGGTGAGGGTGCTGGCGCAATGGCCGCAGGTCATGTCGGAAACTTGGAATGTGATCACCGCAGAGCTCCAGTCAGGGGGTTTGAGAAAGGCACACTCTCATCCTTTCCAATGTGGGAATGTCAAGCGGTACAGACATAACACCCTACAGACAGAAAAGGCATGCAGCGCGACGGCTTGACCTTGCCAGCTTGGTAAGGTTGAACATTGCTTTCCTCTTGATCGACCCGGATGCCATTTCATGATCCCCGCCGCAGCAGCCAAACCCGACACCGTGTCTCTGACGATCTCCGGCATGACCTGTGCCTCCTGCGTGGCGCGGGTCGAAAAGGCGCTGCTGAAGGTGCCGGGCGTCGTCTCCGCATCGGTCAACCTGGCCACGGAGAAGGCCACCATCAATGGGCTGGTGACCGCCAGGCACGCGGCGCTGATTGCCGCAGTCGAGAAGGCGGGCTACGCGGCGCAGTGCTCGGACGAAGCGCGGGCGCCGGTGGACAGCCGATGGCCATCCTGGTGGCCGGTGGCGGCCAGCGCCGTCCTGACGCTGCCGCTGGTCGCGCCGATGCTGCTGCAGCTCTTCGGCATCGACGCCATGCTCGACGGTTGGCTGCAGCTCGCGCTGGCCACGCCGGTGCAGTTCTGGCTCGGCGCGGGCTTCTACCGTGCCGGCTGGAAGGCGTTGCGCGCCGGCAGCGGCAACATGGACCTGCTGGTCGCGCTGGGCACGTCGGCCGCCTATGGCTTGTCGCTTGTGCTGCTGTGGCAGCACGGGGCGCACGGCATGCCGCACCTGTACTTCGAGGCCTCGGCGGCGGTCATCACGCTGGTGCTGCTGGGCAAGTGGCTGGAGCAGCGCGCCAAGCACCAGACGGCCGATGCCATCCGCGTGTTGAACGCGTTGCGCCCGGTGACGGCCCGTGTGCGGCGCCACGGTGTGGAAGCCGAGGTGGCCCTGGCCGACCTGGTGGTGAACGACCTCGTGGTCGTCCGGCCGGGGGACCGTGTCGCGGTCGATGGCGAGATCGTCGAGGGGCGCAGCCACATCGACGAGTCGCTGATCACCGGCGAGAGCCTGCCGGTCGCCAAGGGCGTGGCCGACAAGGTGACCGGCGGCTCGGTCAACGCCGAAGGCCTGCTGCTGGTGCGCGCGACGGCGATCGGCGCGGAGACGACGCTGGCGCGCATCATCCGCCTCGTCGAATCCGCCCAGGCTGCGAAGGCGCCGATCCAGCGCATTGTCGATCGGGTGAGCGCGGTCTTCGTGCCGGTGGTGCTGGGCATCGCGCTCCTCACCTTCCTCGGCTGGCTTGCGGCGGGCGGCGGCTGGCAGCCGGCCCTCATGAACGCGGTGGCGGTGCTGGTCATCGCCTGCCCGTGTGCGCTCGGGCTGGCCACACCCACCGCCATCATGGCCGGCACCGGCGTGGCGGCGCGGCGCGGCATCCTGATCAAGGACGCCGAAGCCCTGGAGGTGGCGCATGGCGTGACGGTGGTCGCTTTCGACAAGACCGGCACGCTGACCCAAGGCAGGCCGACGCTGGCCGCCATCGTCGCGGCGCCCGGGGTGGCGCGCGACGACGTGCTGCGCGGCGCGGCGGCGTTACAGGCCGCCAGCTCGCACCCGCTGGCCACTGCGGTGCTGGACCGCGCGCGCGGCGATGGGCTGGTGTTCGACGGCGCCGTGGAGGTGCAAGCGCTGCCGGGGCGCGGCGTCGAAGGGCGCATCGGCACTGCCCGCCTCGCGCTCGGCAGCACCCGGCTGCTGCGCGAGCGCAACCTCGATGCTGGCGCGCTCAATGCCGACGCCGAGCGCTTCGAGCGCGACGGCAGGACCGTCTCCTGGTTGCTGCGCGATGTTGGCGACGCGGGCACCGGCGCGGCCGTGCTCGGACTGCTGGCCTTTGGCGACACCATCAAGCCCACCGCCCGCACGGCCGTCGAACGGCTCCATGCACTCGGCATCCGCACTGTGATGCTGACCGGTGACAACCGCGGCAGCGCCGCCGCGGTCGCCCGAGAACTCGGCATCGCCGACGTGCGCGCCGAGGTGCTGCCGGCCGACAAGGCTGCGGCGGTGAGCGGGCTGCGCGCGGGTGGCGACGTCGTGGCGTTCGTCGGCGACGGGCTCAACGACGGGCCTGCGCTCGCCGCGGCGTCCTGCGGCTTTGCCATGGCCGGCGGCGCGGACGTGGCCACCGAAACCGCCGGCATCACGCTGATGCGCGGCGATCCGCGCCTGGTCGCCGACTCGCTCGACATCTCGCGTCGCACCTACGCGAAGATCCAGCAGAACCTGTGGTGGGCCTTCGGCTACAACGTGCTCGGCATTCCGCTGGCTGCGCTCGGCCTGCTGAACCCCGTCATCGCCGGGGCCGCGATGGCGTTCAGCAGCGTCAGCGTCGTGATGAACGCGCTGACCCTGCGCCGCTGGCGCGGCTCGGCGGTGGACGCGGTCTCCCTTCCGGTCCCAACGGTAGGAGCAACTGGATGACGACGATGAACATCGGCGAAGCCGCCAAGGCCAGCGGCGTGTCGGCCAAGATGATTCGCCACTACGAGAGCGTGGGCCTGTTCCCGCAGGCGACGCGCACCGAGTCCGGCTACCGGCGGTACGGCGACAACGAGGTGAACACGCTGCGCTTCATCCGCCAGTCGCGCGACCTCGGCTTCTCCATCGAGCAGATCCGCGAGCTGCTGGGCCTGTGGCAGAACCGTCGGCGGCCAAGTCGCCTGGTCAAGGCCCTGGCCGAGGCGCACATCAACGAGCTGGACGCCAAGCTGCGGGAGATCCAGGCGATGAAGGCGACCCTGCAGCACCTGGTACAGGGCTGCCACGGCGACGACCGCCCCGACTGCCCGATCATTGAGACGCTATCGAGCGAGCATGGCGTCGCGGCGTCGGCGTCGCCAAATGGCGTCTCGCCACGTCGCCGTGGGCTGCGCCAAGGAATGTCATGAGGCGCTGATTTTTTGCGCAGGCCCGTCGCTGGCCTCGAGTTCAGTGTGGTGCCAAACGCCATCGCCCTCGCGGGGCGCACATCGCTGGGCAAAACTAGTTCAGCGGTATGACAAGCTCCCACCGCTTCCCGCGCGCCAGCTGTTGGTTGGCACCGCAGGACCGTTCAGCGAGCGTGAACGCTGCGCTGAATCTGTCACCACGTCGTCACACGTCGGCTATACATTTCGACTCTGCTAGAAACGCAAGAAAGCGCTGTGTACCGCCATGGGATGGCAGACATGAGAGTTGGCATCAATGGAATGGGCCGCATCGGCCGTTTGGCGCTGCGCACAGCCTTCGGCGCCGCCGAGCGGCCGGCCGACGACCCGCGCGCCGGCAACCGGCTGCAGGTGGTGCACCTCAACGAACTGAAGGGCGGGGCGGCGGCGACGGCGCACCTGCTGCAGTTCGACAGCGTGCAGGGCCGCTGGCGCGAGGACCTCGAGTCCGAGGGCGACCACGCGCTGCGCATCGGCCAGCGGCGCCTGGGCTTCTCGTCACATGCCACCGCGGCCGACATCCCCTGGGGTGAGCTGGGCGTGGACCTGGTACTGGAGTGCACCGGCAGGTTCCTCACGCCGCAGACGCTGCAGGGCCACCTCGACCGCGGCGCGAAGCGCGTCATCGTCGCCGCGCCGGTGAAGGTGGGCGACGTGCTGAACATCGTCGTCGGCGTCAACCACCACCTGTACGACGCCGCGCGCCACCGCATCGTCACCGCCGCCTCCTGCACCACCAACTGCCTGGCGCCGGTGGTGAAGGTGGTGCACGAGGCCTTGGGCATCCGCCACGGCCAGATCACGACGATCCACGACCCGACCAACACGAACCTGGTGGTCGACGCGCCGCACAAGGACCTGCGCCGTGCCCGCAGCGCGATGCTCAGCCTGGCGCCCACCACCACCGGCAGCGCCACCGCCATCGCGCTGATCTACCCCGAGCTGAAGGGCAAGCTCGACGGCCATGCGGTGCGGGCGCCGGTGCTCAACGCCTCGCTCACCGACTGCGTCTTCGAACTGCAGCGCGAGACGACGGCGCCGGCGGTGAACGCGCTGTTCGAGCAGGCGGCCCGCGGTGCGCTGGCCGGCATCCTGGGCGTCGAGACGCGGCCCCTGGTCAGCGCCGACTACGCGCGTGACACCCGCAGCGCCATCGTCGATGCGCCCTCCACGCTGGTCACCGACGGCACGCTGCTGAAGGTCTACGCCTGGTACGACAACGAGATGGGCTATGCCTGCCGGATGGTCGACCTGGCCTGCCACATGGCCGACCTCGGCCTCTGAAGCGGCCGGCACGCCATGAACACCGGCACTCGCGACTACGCCATCGTCACGGCGGCCTACTGGGGCTTCACCCTCAGCGACGGCGCGCTGCGCATGCTGGTGCTGCTGCACTTCTACCGGCTGGGCTACTCGCCGTTCACGCTGGCCTTCCTGTTCCTGCTGTACGAGGCGATGGGCGTGGTGGCCAACCTGATCGGCGGCTGGCTGGCCACCCGCTTCGGCATCGCCCGCATGCTGGCCGTCGGGCTGGCCACGCAGATCGCCGGCTTCCTGCTGCTGTCGGCGCTGTCGCCGGAGTGGACGGCGGCGATGTCGGTGGCCTGGGTGGTCGTGGCGCAGGGCGTCTGCGGCGTGGCCAAGGACCTGACGAAGACCGCCAGCAAATCGGCCATCAAGCTGACCGCGGGCGACGCCTCGGGCCGGCTCTTCAAGTGGGTGGCGTTCTTCACCGGCAGCAAGAACGCGATGAAGGGCGTCGGCTTCTTCCTCGGCGGGGTGCTGCTGCAGTCGCTCGGCTTCCAGGCCGCGCTGTGGACCCTGGCCGGCCTGCTGGCGCTGGTGTTCATCGGCGTCATCGGCTTCGTGCCGCCGTTGATGGGCAAGCGCAAGGCGTCCTCATCGGCGCGCGAGCTGTTCGCCAAGAACCGCGGCATCAACCTGCTGGCGGCGGCCCGGGTGATGCTCTTCGGCGCGCGCGATGTGTGGTTTGTCGTCGGCGTGCCGGTGTTCCTCTACGCCGCCGGCTGGACCTTCACCATGGTCGGCGCCTTCCTGGCGCTGTGGACCATCGGCTACGGCGTGGTGCAGGCCGCCGCGCCGGCGCTGGTGCGCCGCAGCCACGACGGTCTGAGCACCGAGGTGCCGGCCGCCCGCTGGTGGTCGGCCGGGCTGGCGCTGGTGCCCATGGCGCTGGCGGTGCTGGTGGCGCTCGACGTGCCCGACCTGGAGTGGGTGGTGGTGGCCGGCCTTGGCGTCTTCGGCTTCGCCTTCGCCGTCAACTCCTCGGTCCACTCGTACCTCATCCTGGCCTACGCCGGCTCGGAGAAGGCGGCCGAGGACGTCGGTTTCTACTACGCGGCCAACGCGCTGGGCCGCTTCTTCGGCACGCTGCTGTCCGGCCTGCTGTACCAATGGGGCGGGCTGCTGTGGGGGGTTGGCCGGCTCGGCGGTGATGCTGGCCCTCTGCTGGGCGGTGACGCTCGCACTGCCGCTGCGACGGGCTCCTGAGCCTGCGAAGGTGCTGAGCGACGCTGCCATTGAGCCGGCCCTGGTCGTGACCGCTCCGAAGCCGCTGGAGCGGGTGTGACCATGGACGAGAAGGCCGCCGTCGTCGCCCTCGCCGCGCTGGCCCAGCCGATGCGGCTGCGCGTGTTCCGCGTGTTGGTCGGGGCAGGGCCCGGCGGCCTGACGCCCGGTGTCCTGTCGGCCACCCTTGATGTGCCGGCGTCCACCCTGTCCTTTCATCTGAAGGAGTTGGTGCATGCCGGACTGGCGGCGCAGGAGCGCCAAGGCCGGCACCTCATCTACCGGCCCACCATCGAACACATGAACGCCCTGCTGGCCTACCTCAGCGCCCACTGCTGCCAGGGCACGCCGGTGGCGGGCTGCACACCGTTTCCCGCAACCGACTGCACCGACTGCTGAGCGTTAGTCGTCGTCTTTTCGCCCCCCCTCTAGGAGCCTCCATGAGCGACAAGGTCTACCAAGTGCTCTTCGCCTGCACCCACAACTCTGCCCGGTCCATCATGGCGGAGGGGCTGCTCAACAGCCTGGCGGGAGGCCGCTTCCGGGCACATTCCGCCGGCAGCCACCCGTCGGGAATCATTCATCCCCTAGCGCTGCACACGCTGCGGCGAATGCGCATTCCAGTTGACGGGTTTCGCAGCAAAGACTGGGCGGAGTTCGCCCAGCCCGGCGCGCCGGCCATGGATTTCGTCTTCACCGTCTGCGACAACGCCGCTGGCGAGGTCTGCCCGGTCTGGCCCGGTCAGCCGATGACCGCGCATTGGGGCGTTGCCGACCCCGCGGCCTTCGTTGGCAACGAGGAGCAGACCGAGCGGGTGTTCTGGGACACCGCGCTCGTGCTCAAGCGCCGCATCGAATTGATGCTGGCTTTGCCACTGCAGTCGCTGGACCGTCTTGCCATCCAGCGCGAAGTGCGCGACATCGGCGGTCGGTGACTGCCATGCGCACTGCCACGGCGGGCGGGCAGAGCGCCGCCCCCGCGCCCATGAGCGTGTTCGAGCGCTGGCTGACGATCTGGGTGCTGCTCTGCATCATCGCCGGCATTGCACTGGGCCAGTGGTTTCCGGGCCCTTTCCGCGCGCTCGGCGGCTGGGAGGTGGCGCAGGTCAACCTGCCGGTGGGGCTGCTGATCTGGGTCATGGTCATCCCCATGCTGCTGAAGGTGGACTTCGGCTCGCTACGGCAGGTGGGACAGCACTGGCGGGGCATCGGCGTCACGCTCTTCGTCAACTGGGCGGTCAAGCCATTCTCGATGGCGCTGCTGGCCTGGGTGTTCGTCCGTCATGTCTTTGCCCCCTGGCTGCCGGCGGACCAGGCCGACAGCTATGTCGCCGGCCTGATCCTGCTGGCCGCCGCGCCCTGCACCGCCATGGTCTTCGTCTGGAGCCGGCTGACCGGGGGCCATGCGCTGTTCACGCTCAGCCAGGTGGCGCTGAACGACCTCATCATGGTGTTCGCCTTCGCGCCCATCGTGGCGCTGCTGCTGGGGCTGTCTGCCATCACCGTGCCGTGGGACACGCTGATCATCTCGGTGCTGCTCTACATCGTGGTGCCGGTGGTGCTGGCCCAGGTCTGGCGTAAGGCGCTGCAGCGGCGCGGCCACGGCGCGCTGGAGGCGGTGCTGCAGGCCATCGGTCCCTGGTCCATCGCGGCGCTGCTGGCCACCCTGGTGCTGCTGTTCGCCTTCCAGGGCGAGGCCATCCTCACGCAGCCGCTGGTCATCGCCATGCTGGCGGTGCCCATCCTGCTGCAGGTGTTCTTCAATTCGGGGCTGGCCTATTGGCTGAACCGGCGGCTGGGCGAGGCGCACAGCGTGGCCTGCCCGTCGGCGCTCATCGGCGCCAGCAACTTCTTCGAGCTGGCCGTGGCCGCGGCCATCAGTCTGTTCGGCTTCGAGTCGGGGGCGGCGCTGGCCACCGTCGTCGGTGTGCTGATCGAGGTGCCGGTGATGCTGCTGGTGGTGCGCTGGGTCAACCGTAGCCGCGCCTGGTATGAGCGGGGTGCCGGCCGGCCGGCATGATGTGACCGATGCAAGACGATGACCTGACGCTGCCCAACGTCCACGACGACCTGTTCGGCCGGCCAGAGTTCTCACGCCTCGCCACAACAGCCGCTTCCAGCCATTCGCCGCGCATCCTGCTGCTCCACGGCTCGCTGCGCGAACGTTCCTACAGCCGGCTGCTGACGTTCGAGGCCCGCGCGGCTGCTGCGAGCCCTGGGCGCTGAGGCCCTCGTCTTCGACCCGGCCGGTCTGCCCCTGCCGGACGGGGCGCCCGACGACCACCCGAAGGTCCAGGAACTGCGTAACGCGGCGGCCTGAGCCGAAGGCATGGTGTGGACCTCGCCCGAGCGGCACGGCGCGATGAGTGCCGTCCTCAAGGCGCAGATCGACTGGATTCCCTTGAGCCTCGGCGCGATGCGGCCGACCCAGGGCAAGACGTTGGCGGTGATGCAGGTCTCGGGCGGGTCGCAGTCGTTCAACGCGGTCAACCAGATGCGGGTGCTGGGCCGGTGGATGCGCATGATCACCATCCCCAACCAGTCGTCGGTGGCGAAGGCGTTCATGGAGTTCGACGACGCTGGCCGGATGAAGCCGTCGTCCTACTACGACCGGGTCGTCGACGTGATGGAGGAACTGGTCAAGTTCACGCTGCTCACGCGGGACGTCTCGACGTACCTCGTCGACCGCTACAGCGAGCGCAAGGAGAGCGCGGAGCAGCTGTCGCAGCGGGTGAACCAGAGGGCAATCTAGTGGCCGGTCTGGCATCCGCCGATCTCCTGTCACCTGTCGCTCGAACCTGCTCTACATCACTGCCTCATGACCTTTCGAGCGTAGAGCCCGACCGGCGCAGCGGTAGGAAAGAGGTCTATGCCAGCGTTCTGGCCGCGCCCGGTATCACTGCTGTGGGCCTCAGGTTCAGAACGCGGTCATTGCCGGCACAGCCACCCTGCTGCTTGACCCACTTGGAAAGGACATCAGGTCTGTTGCGGCACGGCATCGATCAGCCCCGTGTCGGCACTTCGCTGCGGTGCCGGTCGAGGCACACGTGACACTTTGGGCCGGGCGCTGAAGACAGCTGCCAAATGCATCTCGAGTTGACGAAGGGCGCTTGTCTTCTCCGCGAGGTAGTCGTGTCGCTCATAGTGCTTTTGCTGCACGCCGCTGGTCCTCCCGTGCGACAGCAGTTGGGCGCGCACCTCGCGTGAAACGTTGAGCGCTTGCAGCCGCGTTTCCATGCTGCGCCGGATGTCGCGCCCCTGAAAGGGTGCCGCCGCTGTCTGCGTGAGCTCGGCCGACGCCTGTGCAATTGCTC
The sequence above is a segment of the Aquabacterium sp. J223 genome. Coding sequences within it:
- a CDS encoding copper resistance protein B; its protein translation is MNPHSAQGRGLVPAIAAAALLTAASAIAQQGPAGMGGMGGMGGGMGRGMPMPSRDTPAVTPGRPSSPAASRADGEVPMATNTRGPMSSPVSDDMSFGQVLIDEFEYGRARGGANALSWNAQAWYGRDYNRVWLKARGERQDGRTQDASADLLWSKPVATFWDLQAGIRRDFGQGSQRTWGAFGVQGLAPYFFNIEATAYFARSRAAARLRAQYDFVLTQRMFLTPEIEADLYSRSEPAAGIGSGLSSVNTGLRLRYEIRREFAPYIGLSRSWLAGNTAELARAAGERTSELRWVAGVRIWF
- a CDS encoding DUF305 domain-containing protein, with the protein product MGPEAAAKTTADRVFDASTGLLMNLFSLPSVAGLTTLLLSSSLVLAQSAAAPMGSGSRQMHEQMLGGMQKMQSMQFSGDTDKDFAMLMRTHHQLAIDMAKAEVENGKSPEMKAMARKTIAEQQKEIAQIDKWLSVNK
- a CDS encoding DUF305 domain-containing protein; this translates as MKLLTTLVSALALAFAQVPAVADSPGQGRTARFEIEFMKLTIDHHYSALRMTELAAGTDMQRSPDIAASEGTAPTPGFGATPAKATLDDLKSLARRNNRMQREEIMTMQRFLRDWYGVDHQPRLREDGRAAIAVLERTPAGAAFNRSFYESFSRHHYMLLEPVNGCVTGTDLAHEDLRRECNMAWHNQTADIQMMRTELKKHFGIVDFQPFRGLDPLQPRDDGPRGGGQDNR
- a CDS encoding four-helix bundle copper-binding protein, which encodes MPHEIHQACIEACNACATACDHCFASCLQEQDVQMMARCIALDADCAAICRLAAGFMARGSEFAKQLCEQCAQVCQACADECAKHTMDHCQACAAACRRCAEQCRAMAA
- a CDS encoding copper-transporting P-type ATPase — encoded protein: MQHERNHHGGDHTHPAQHHHHAPQDTSAKTQAGHAGGQAEYTCPMHPQVRQIGPGNCPICGMALEPVLATADTGPSPELTDMTHRFWIGLAMTLPVVLLEMGSHLFDLHRVVSPRLGNWLQLLFASPVVLWAGWPFFVRGAASVQHRSLNMFTLIALGTGAAWLYSLVATVAPGLFPVQFRGMGGAVAVYFEAAAVITVLVLLGQVLELRAREKTSGAIRALLDLAPKTAVKVAADGSDETVPIDTITAGDRLRVRPGEKVPVDGELTEGKGTVDESMVTGEPMPVPKAPGAKVTAGTLNQTGGFVMRGEKVGADTLLAQIVHMVASAQRSRAPIQRMADQVAGWFVPVVIVVALLTFAVWLVWGPSPAFSYALITAVAVLIIACPCALGLATPMSIMVGVGKGAQNGVLIRDAEALERLEKIDTLVVDKTGTLTEGKPKVVHVEPAPGFDSDELLRQLASVERASEHPLAMAIVGAAHERGLRLAEVADFDSPVGKGVVGTVEGQAVASGSAKFLAEQWVDVAALSAGAEAQRAKAASVVFVAIDGRLAGFVAIADPVKPTTARAILALKAAGVRVVMLTGDSKTTAEAVGRELDIDEVIAEVFPEDKAAVVQRLQREGRVVAMAGDGVNDAPALAAADVGIAMGTGTDVAMESAGVTLLKGDLLGIVRAQRLSAATMRNIRQNLFLSFAYNVAGIPLAAGVLYPFFGLLLSPVVAAAAMALSSVSVIGNALRLRAARVD
- a CDS encoding heavy-metal-associated domain-containing protein, giving the protein MTCGHCASTLTKALKDADPQARVEIDLRQHLVRIEPAASDASELGDAIRDAGYTPVPVV
- the cueR gene encoding Cu(I)-responsive transcriptional regulator, which produces MNIGEAAKASGVSAKMIRHYESVGLFPQATRTESGYRRYGDNEVNTLRFIRQSRDLGFSIEQIRELLGLWQNRRRPSRLVKALAEAHINELDAKLREIQAMKATLQHLVQGCHGDDRPDCPIIETLSSEHGVAASASPNGVSPRRRGLRQGMS
- a CDS encoding ArsJ-associated glyceraldehyde-3-phosphate dehydrogenase, giving the protein MRVGINGMGRIGRLALRTAFGAAERPADDPRAGNRLQVVHLNELKGGAAATAHLLQFDSVQGRWREDLESEGDHALRIGQRRLGFSSHATAADIPWGELGVDLVLECTGRFLTPQTLQGHLDRGAKRVIVAAPVKVGDVLNIVVGVNHHLYDAARHRIVTAASCTTNCLAPVVKVVHEALGIRHGQITTIHDPTNTNLVVDAPHKDLRRARSAMLSLAPTTTGSATAIALIYPELKGKLDGHAVRAPVLNASLTDCVFELQRETTAPAVNALFEQAARGALAGILGVETRPLVSADYARDTRSAIVDAPSTLVTDGTLLKVYAWYDNEMGYACRMVDLACHMADLGL